The DNA segment GAGCAAGCAGGAAGGCGGCAGGAAGTGTCTTGTGTTTCATGGCAGTGGCTCCGATGGATACTGATTACTGACGTCTAAGACGTGCAGCGTAGACGCAAGTTCCCCAAGCGGCTAATGGCCGGCGTGGGGATTGATCTGGCTCAACAACTCGGGGGTATTGAGGTTGGCCAGGCGCGGGTCACCCGCCAAACATTGCAGCGCCACCGGGTCCAGAGGCTGCAGGGCACGTCGCGGGCTGCGCTCGCCCTGTTGCCAGGCGGCTTCCAGCAGCGCGGCATGTTGCACTGGGATCACGCACAACAAGGGCTGCCAGTATTCGCCTTCACGAACCATCACCGGCCGGCCGGGGTGCTGTACGGCGCAGTCGAGCAGCTCATTGAGCAATTGCGCCTCGAGCAGCGGGGTATCGCAGGGCAGCACCAGCAGGTAATCATGCTTCGCAATCGCCAAGGCAGCGCGAATGCCCGCCAGCGGCCCCGGAAAATCACGGTCGGCATCCTCGACCAGGCGGTCGGCGTAAGCGGCGTAGCGGGCCTGATTGCGGTTGCAGGAAATGATCAGGTCGTCGGTCAGTGGCCGCAGCAGCCCATGCAAGGTGGCCACCAGCGGCTGGCCGCGCCACTCCAGCAGGCCCTTGTCGCGCCCGCCCATGCGCCGGCCCTGGCCGCCGGCCAGCAACAGGATCGAACAAGGAGGCAAGGGCGCTGTGGCAGGCATGTCGGTCTCAATAAGGTGGAACAAAGCGGGGCTGTGATATAACACCGGCCTGCCTCATTTCACAACCGGATCAAAGCCCATGAGCGTCAAACCTGATACTCCCTTCGTGCCCTTGAACATCGCCGTGCTGACGGTCAGCGACACCCGCACTCTGGAAACCGACAGCTCCGGGCAGATGTTCGTCGACCGCCTCAGTGCTGCCGGTCATGGCCTGATTGCCCGGGTATTGCTCAAGGATGATCTGTACCGGATCCGTGCCCAGGTCGCGACCTGGATTGCCGACGACGATGTGCAGGTGGTGCTGATTACCGGCGGCACCGGCTTCACCGGCCGTGACAGCACCCCCGAAGCGGTGGCCTGCCTGCTGGACAAGCAGGTCGACGGGTTTGGCGAGCTGTTCCGACAAATTTCAGTCGCGGATATCGGCACCTCGACCATTCAGTCGCGGGCCCTGGCCGGCCTGGCCAATGGCACGCTGGTGTGCTGCCTGCCGGGTTCGACCAACGCGGTGCGCACCGGCTGGGACGGCATTCTGGCCCAGCAACTCGATTCGCGTTTCAGGCCTTGCAATTTTGTCGCCCACCTGAAAAAAGCCGAACCTTGCGGCACGCGGGGCTGACTGTCGATGATCGCTCTGGAACAAGCCCTGACCCGGCTGCTCGACAGCGCCGCGAGCACTCCGATTCTCGATCATGAGCAGGTCACTCTGGCCGATGCCAAAGGCCGGGTGCTGGCCGAAGACATCATCGCCAGCCTTGACCTGCCGCCCTGGCCCAACAGCGCCATGGACGGCTATGCCTTGCGCGTCGCTGACTGGAATGGTGAGCCGCTGAGCGTCAGCCAGCGGATTTTCGCAGGCCAGGCGCCACAGCCACTGCAGCCAGGCACTTGCGCCCGGATCTTTACCGGTGCGCCAGTGCCGGCCGGTGCCGATTGCGTCGAGATGCAGGAAAACGCCGAGCTGCTGGACGATGGCCGGGTGCGGTTCACCCAAGCGCTGAGCGCGCAGCAGAACATTCGCCCGCAAGGCCAGGAAACCCGTAAGGGTGAGACGGTATTGCAGGCCGGCACCCGGCTCAGCCCGGTCGAGCTGGGCCTGGCGGCATCGCTGGGCGTGGCGCAATTGCGCGTGGTGCGGCGGCCACGGGTGGCCGTGCTGTCCACTGGCGACGAACTGGTCGAGCCCGGTTTGCCGCTCGGGCCGGGGCAGATCTACAACAGCAACCGGGTGCTGCTGTGCAACTGGCTGCAGGCATTGGAATGTGAGGTGGTGGACGCCGGCATTCTGGTCGATGACCTGCAGCAGACCCGCGCTGCCCTGGCGCGGTTGAGCCGGGTGGACCTGATCGTTTCCACCGGCGGCGTTTCGGTGGGCGAGGCGGATTTTCTCGGCCAGGTGCTGCGCGAAGAAGGTGAACTGGCGCTCTGGAAGCTGGCGATCAAACCCGGCAAGCCGCTGACCTTCGGCCATTACCAGGGCACCCCGGTGATTGGCCTGCCGGGTAATCCGGCTTCGACCCTGGTGACCTTTGCACTGCTGGCCCGGCCATACCTGTTGCGCCGTCAGGGCGTTGCGGCCGTCGCGCCGTTGCAGTTCCAGGTGCCGGCCGGTTTTGCCTGGAGCAAGGCCGGCAAGCGCCGCGAGTACCTGCGTGGCCGCCTGGAAAATGGCCGCGCCGTCCCTTACGCCAACCAGAGCTCCGGGGTGTTGCGCAGCGCGGCTTGGGCGCATGGTTTGATCGAGGTACGCGAAGACCGGACCCTGGCCGAGGGCGAACTGGTGAGCTTTATCCCGCTGAGCGAAGTGCTGGGCTGAATGGTTGAGTCGCACGGCATGAGCTACCCTCAGAGGCGATAACGAGTTGAGCGATGGATTACGCTCTGGAGTATTGTTATGCCGTCTTTGCGTGTGGCTTGTGTCATCCCGACTTATAACGGACGCCGGGACCTTGAGCGTCTGCTTGATTCGTTGCTTCACCAGAATGCCGCTTTCGATACCCTGATCGTCGACTCCAGTTCCACCGATGGCACCGGTGAGCTGGCCCAGGCGCGCTGCGCCAATGTGCTGGTCATCGACAGCAAGGACTTCAACCACGGTGGCACCCGACAGATGATGGTCGAGCGCTTCCCTGACTACGACGTCTATGTGTACCTGACCCAGGATGCCTACCTGGAACAGAGCGACGCGATTGCCAATATCCTCCTGCCGTTCGCCGACCCGAAAGTCGCTGCGGTCTGTGGTCGCCAGTTACCACACAAGGACGCCAACCTGCTGGCTCAGCATGCCCGGTTGTTCAACTACCCGCCGGTGTCGCGGATCAAGACCCTGGCCGATGCCGACAGCCTGGGCATCAAGACCCCGTTCATGTCCAACTCGTTCGCGGCCTACCGCCGCGAGGCGCTGCTGGCAGTGGGCGGTTTTCCCCGTCATGTGATTCTCTCGGAAGACATGTACGTGGCGGCGAAGATGCTGCTCGACGGCTGGAAAGTCGCCTACGAAGGCTCGGCCGTGTGCCGTCACTCGCATAACTACAGCCTGGTCGAAGAGTTTCGCCGTTACTTCGATATTGGCGTATTCCAATGCCGTGAGGCCTGGATCTACGACAGCTTTGGTGGCATCGCCGGGGAGGGCATGCGCTACGTGAAATCCGAGCTGGCCTACATCGGCCCGCGGCGCTGGTGGTGGTGGCCGATGTCGATTGTGCGCAATGCCCTGAAGCTGCTGGCCTACAAGCTCAGCCGTCAGGAAAAGCGCTTGCCGACTCGCTGGAAAAAGCGCTTGGGCATGTACAAGCGTTACTGGGATAGCCCCTATGCCTGAGATAACGCCAGGAGCAATCCGCGGGCTGTTACACATGCGTCTGATGCACTAATAAGCTGCCTAAATGTAAATTTTCTTTACCAGGCCGGCTGCTTAGACTTTTCCGGGTATTGAATGCCCGGATTGTTTGTTGATGACCTCCCTCGCTTCTCCTGCTGCGGCTGCGCCCGTTCAGCCAGCCGCTCCGGCATTCGGCCTTGAGCGGATCATCGGCCTGTTGGGCGTATTGCTCGCTGTGCTGGTTGCCGGTATCAACGATGGGGTGACCCGCATTGCCATGGCCGATATTCGCGGCGCGATGTTCATTGGCGCCGATCAAGCCAGTTGGTTGATCGCCTGCTACTCGGCCAGCTCCGTCGCGGCCATGGCCTTCGCACCCTGGTTTGCGGTCACCCTGTCGTTACGGCGCTTTACGCTCGGCGCGATTGCCGTCTTTGTCCTGCTGGCGCTGCTCTGCCCACTGGCACCCAATTACCCGAGCCTGCTGCTGTTGCGGGTACTGCAAGGGCTGGCGGCCGGTTGTCTGCCGCCGATGCTGATGACCGTCGCGCTGCGCTTTCTGCCGCCCTCGATCAAGATCTTTGGCCTGGCTGGCTATGCCTTGACCGCCACTTTCGGGCCGGGGCTGGGCACGCCACTGGCGGCGTTGTGGACCGAGTATTTCAGTTGGCAGTGGACCTTCTGGCAGGTGATCCCGCCGTGTCTGGTGGCGATGATCGCCATCGCCCATGGCATCGTCCAGGATGCCCCGCGCCTGGAGCGTTTCCGCACTTTTAACTGGCGCGGCCTGTTGCTGGGGCTGCCGGCGATTGTCATGACGGTCGCAGGCTTGCTGGAAGGCAACCGGCTGGACTGGTTTGAATCGTCGCTGATCTGCTTTTTGCTGCTTGGCGGGCTGCTGTTACTGGTGGCGTTTCTGGTCAGCGAATGGTTCGTCGAGGTGCCGTTCTTCAAGCTGCAACTGCTGGCCGGGCGCAATTTGTCCCACGCCTTGCTGACCCTTGGCGGGGTGCTGGTGGTGCTCACTGCCGTGGCCTCGATTCCTTCGGCCTACCTGGCCCAGGTGCATGGCTATCGGCCGTTGCAGACCGCGCCGCTGATGCTGTTGGTGGCCGTGCCGCAGTTGCTGGTGCTACCGCTGCTTGCGCTGCTGTGCAACATCCGTCGGGTCGACTGCCGCTGGATCCTGACCCTCGGTTTGCTGCTGCTGGCGGTGCATTGCGCGCTGGCCACGCAGATGACCTCGGCCTGGATTCGTGACAACTTTTACCTGCTGCAGGTGTTGCAGGTGTTCGGCCAGCCCATGGCGGTGCTGCCGTTGCTGATTCAGTCCACCAGCGGCATCGCCCCGCCGGACGGCCCCTTCGCTTCGGCCTGGTTCAATACCGTGCGCGGCCTGGCCACGGTGGTTGCCACGGCGGTCGTGGAGGCCCTGACCACGGCCCGTCAGCATTTTCACTCCAACACCCTGGTCGACCGGTTAGGCAATTCACCCTGGCTGAGCGACGGCGCCGAACCGGCCGCCTTGAGCCATCGCCTGCATGAGCAGGTCGTGGTGCTGACCAGTGCCGATCTTTATTACTGCATGGGCTGGCTCGCTGTGGCCCTGATTGTGTTGATTCCGATCATGCCGACGCGGGTTTATCCGCCGCGGGCATTGTCCTGATTTTCCGGAGAACAACGTTCATGAACATGACCTCGAAACAGACCTTGGCGCTGTGCGGCGCGGCGCTGTTGCTCGCCGCGATCGGGCTGTACGCACTGGCCGGTCAGGGCGATCGGCAGAGCACCGATGACGCCTTCATTGCGGCCGATTACTCGGTGGTCGCGCCCAAGGTCTCGGGCTTTATCAGTGAGGTACTGGTGGACGATAACCAACAGGTCAAGGCCGGGCAGTTGTTGGCGCGAATCGATGACCGTGATCTGCAGACGGCCGTTACCGCTGCCGAGGCCGAGGTGCAGGCGGCCACCGCCCGGCGCGATGAGGCCAGCGCCCTGTTGCAGCGCCAGGACTCAGTGATCGCCAAGGCCCGCGCCGCGTTACTGGCCAGCCAGGCGGCGCTGACCTTTGCCGGCCAGGAACGTACCCGCTATGAGCATCTGGCCGGCAGCGGCGCCGGCACTGTGCAAAATGCCCAGCAGGCACGCACCCGGATCGAAACCGCCAATGCCCAGCACAGCAGTGCAGTGGCATCGCTGGCTGCCGAGCATAAACAGGTCGACATCCTCCTCGCCCAGCAACACAGCGCTGAAGCCGCCTTGCTGCGCGCGACTGCGGCGCTGGAGCAGGCGCGCCTGCAATTGTCATACACCCACATCGTCGCACCGATTGACGGCACGGTGGGCGAGCGGGCCTTGCGGGTCGGTAATTACGTGGTGCCGGGCAGCCGCCTGCTGTCGCTGGTGCCGTTGCAGCAGGCGTATGTTGTCGGCAACTTTCAGGAGACCCAGTTGACCCACGTGAGCATCGGCCAGCCGGTGCAGGTGCGTGTCGACACTTATCCGGACCAGCTACTCAAGGGCCATGTCGACAGCATCGCGCCGGCCACCGGGGTGACCTTTGCCCTGATTAAACCGGATAACGCCACCGGCAACTTCACCAAGGTCGTGCAGCGCATCCCGGTGAAAATCGTCCTTGAGCCGGGTCAGCCACTGGCTCGGCAACTGCGGGTCGGCATGTCGGTACAGGCCAGCATCGATACCGAGGCGTTGCACGCCGCTGAGCAGGTGACGACGCGATGACCGGGTTACGAATCTGCGCGTTGGGTGTGATCGCTTGTGCGGTTTTGAGTGGCTGCCAGGTGGGCAAGGATTTTCAGCGGCCAGAGAGCGACAGCCGCATCGAATGGTTGCCGGTCAGTGGTGAGGCGGCGCCCAGCCAGCCGGTTGCTGCGCCGATCAATGCGCGCTGGTGGGAGGTGTTCAACGACCCGCTGCTGTCGTCGCTGATCGACCGCGCAACGCAGGCGAGCCTTGATCTGCGTATTGCCGCCACGCGTCTGGAGCAAAGCCGGGCGGCGTATCGAGTGAGCACTGGTGAGCAGTTGCCGCAGCTCGATGGCACTCTCGGCTACCAGCGCAAGCGCAACAGTGGCAAGGGCTTGAACGATCCATCCGGCCAGCAGGGCAGGGCGCCGTTTGAGCAGTGGGACAGCGGCCTGAGCGCCAGTTGGGAGCTCGATTTCTGGGGCCGGGTACGCCGCGAAATCGAGGCTGCCGGCGCCCGGGTCGAGATGGCTGAGAGCGATCAGCGCGCGGCCTTGCTGGCCTTACAGGCCGAGGTGGCGCGCCAGTATCTGGCCCTGCGTGGCGTGCAGAGCAGCCATGAGGTGACCCGCCAGAATCTGGCGCTGGCGCGCAGCAGCCTTGAGCTGTCTCGCGAGCGGCTGCGCAACGGCGTCGCCACCGAGCTGGATGTGGCTGAAGCGGCGGCGCAAGTCGCGGCGGTGGAATCGCGCTTGCCGGTGCTGGAGCAGCGTCAGGCGCAGTTGATCAACGCCTTGGGCCTGCTGCTGGCGCAAGCCCCGCGGGCCTTGCAGCGCGAGCTGGAGCAGCCGGTACAAATGGCCGCCGTGCCGTTGCAGGTTCCGGTCGGCTTGCCATCGGAGCTGGCCGAACGGCGTCCGGACATCCGCCGCGCCGCCGCCCACCTGCATGCCGCGACGGCCAGCACGGGCGTGGCGCAAGGTGATTTCTACCCGCGCATCACCCTGTCAGGCAATGTCGGTCTGCAAGCGTTGCAGTTGTCCGACCTGGGCAGTTGGGGGGCGCGGCAATTCGCGTTCGGGCCGCAGCTCAGCCTGCCGATCTTCAATGGCGGGCGCTTGCGCGGCATGTTGCAACTGCGTGAGGCCCAAGAACAGGAGGCGGCGCTGGCCTACCAGCAGACCGTGCTGCGAGCCTGGCAGGAAATCGACGATGGCATGAGCCTGTACAACGCCAGCCAGTTGCAGCAGCGCAAGCTCCAGGAGGCGGTGCAACATAACCGGATGGCTCTGGCCGCCGCCAAACGCCAGTACGTCGAGGGTGTGGTGGACTTTCTCAATGTGCTGTCGGTGCAGCGGGCGTTGCTCAGTACCCAGCAGCAGTGGGTCCAGAGCTCCACCACCCAGGCCCAGGCCTTGGTCAGCCTGTATGCAGCGCTGGGCGGTGGCTGGTGAGGCCGCCACCGCTCACGACGCTCAGGGTTTGAGCGCAGCCTGCTCTTCCAGGCGGTCGGTTTCGAACAGTTGCTCAAGTTCCTTGCGCGCCTCGCGGGCGGTCTGCAGAACCTTGGCAGCGTCGTCGTAGACCTTGTGCTGTTCGGCCAGCACTGCTTCGTCATGGCACTTGAAGCGCTGGATGCGCGCCTGGGCCTGGCTTTCCGAGAGGCCCAGGCCAAGCAGGGTCTGGCGGCCCATTTCCAGGCTGGAGTGGAAGGTTTCGCGCACCGCATGGGCACCGACGTCGATCAGCCGGTGCACGTGCTGGCGGTTGCGCGCCCGGGCGATGATCTTCATGTGCGGGTAGAGCTTGCGCACCAGTTCGGCGGTCTTGATGTTGGTGTCCGGGTCGTCGGTGGCGATGACAAAGAATTCGGCGTCCTGGACCCTGGCGGCGCGCAGGATTTCCGGGCGCAGCGGGTCGCCGTAAAACACCGGCACATTGCCGAAGCTGCGAGTGAACTCGATGGTTTCCACCGACATGTCCAGGGCCACGAAAGGAATCTGCTGGGCACGCAGGATCCGCGCGACGATCTGCCCCATGCGGCCCATGCCGGCAATCACTACCCGCGGGTTGTCGCTGTGGATCTCACTGTACTCCTCGGGCACCGGGGAGGCGGCTTTGGGGCGCGGCTTGATCCAGCGTGCCACGGCCATGAACAGCAACGGGGTCATGGCCATCGACAAGGTGATGGTCAGCACCAGAATGTCGTAGACCCGTGGCTCGAACAGGCCGTTGCTGCTGCCGAGCTTGAACACCACGAAGGCAAACTCGCCACCGGCAGCCAATACCAGCCCTAACTGAAATGCACTCTGGCGCTCCAGCCCGGCAGCCATGCGGCCGATGAACATCAGCAGCGGCAGTTTCAGGGCAATCAGCAGCAGGGTCAGGCCCAGCACAGTAACCGGAGCACTGAGCAGCAGGCTCAGGTTGGCACCCATGCCGACGCTGATGAAAAACAGGCCCAGCAGCAGGCCCTTGAACGGCTCGATCTGTGCTTCAAGCTCATGGCGGTATTCGGAATCAGCCAGCAGCAGGCCAGCCAGAAACGCGCCCAGGGCCATCGACACACCGACCAGCTCCATCAGCCAGGCGGTGCCGATCACCACCAACAGGGCGGTGGCGGTGGACACTTCCTGGATCTTGGTCCGTGCCACGATGCGAAACACCGGACGCAGCAGGTAACGCCCGCCAATCACCACGATCGCGATGCTGCCGACCACTTCTAGGGCGTGGGTCAGGCTTGCGCCAGGGGCGAGGTCCTGATTGGCACCGGCCAGCACTGGCACCAGGGCAATCAGCGGGATGGCGGCGATGTCCTGAAACAACAGAATGGCAAATGCAGTGCGCCCGTGCGGGCTGTTGAGTTCTTTACGCTCGGCCAGGCTTTGCAAGCCGAACGCCGTTGAAGACAGTGCCAGGCCCAGGCCGAGCACGATCGCGGTGTTCAACGGCTGGTCGAACGCCAGCAGGGCGATGCCGCCAATCACCACGCCGCACAGCAGCACCTGCAGCATGCCGACCCCGAACACCGCTTTGCGCATGACCCACAAGCGCTTGGGCGACAGCTCCAGGCCAATGATGAACAGTAGTAATACCACCCCAAGTTCCGAGATGTGGCTGACACTCTCTGGATTCCCTATCAGGCCCAGCACCGAGGGGCCGATGATCACACCGGCGAACAGGTAACCCAGCACCGAGCCCAGTTGCAGGCGCTTGGCCAGCGGAACGGCGAGGACGGCGGCGAACAGGAAAACGACAGCGGCCTGCAGCAGGCTGCCTTCATGGGGCATGGTCAAACTCCTTTGCATAACAGCAGCATCAGGCCGTGCGCCTGAGCAGAGCGGCATTAAACACAGGCATTGTTGACAGGGCAATGTCGGCGGCGTTGCATCGCGTTCGCGCAGGCGCCAGGGAAGGGCGCTGGATGGTTTATTGCGGTGCTGCTCTGCGCGTAACATAGGCGCGCCTTGCTGCTGCAATCGGGCAGCCCATGTTGAATTGACAGGAACCCTCATGAGTAACAAACAACGCTTGATCTATTCGCTGCTGATTGCCTTGGGCGTGCTGGCAATCATGCTTGGACTCACCCGTTTACAGGATACCGGTGTGATCAGCGAAAAAACCTTCCAGTACATTGCCATCGCGGTGGCGGTGCTGGTGGTGGTTCTCAACGGCATCATGCGCCGCAAGGTCAAGCGTTGAGCATTGCTGGTATCCGGTTCACTGGACTGGCTGGTCATCTTCCGTGTTCAGCCATTGCAGTGCCTTGGGATGCAAGGAGTAGGTCTTGTCGCTGGCCAGTACAATCACGCCTTCGTCACACAGCCGCTTGAGCACTTCGCGCACGCTGAGAAACGACAGCGGCACATCCAGGCGCAACAAGTGGCTGTGAATGCCGCGAACCCCCATGGGCTGACCTTCTTCGCCAGCAGCCAGCAGGGTGTCGAGTACTTTGAGCCGAACCAGGCTGGTACGCAGCCCGAAGGCTTTGAGCAAGGCTCTGATCTGTTCGTTGCCGCCCCGTTCGTGGTCGGCCGGCGCGGCGCTGGCCTGGGCGGCCATGGCCGTCTGCTTCAGGATGGAACGGGTGGTGATTCCTTGGCGGTTGAGCATGCGCAAACTCCCTTTCAGGCTTCAATTTTCTCGGTTTCCATCTACTAAGACGGATGAGCGCGAAAAAACCTCATCTGCCGGGCGAAATAATTTGCCGGCAGGCACTGTCGGGATGCTCAAAAAGCTCTCGCAGACCTTTATATCCGTGGCCTGCAAGGGATCATGAAGATTTTTTAAGGTTGCGTGTCGGGAGGTGAGCCCGATCAACTGCGCGGAGGCGTGGCGGGCTGGCGATACAGCACCGGGTTGCCCTGGGCGTTGGGGATGATCTGCACCGGCAGTACCTGTGGCAGTGCATTGACCAGTGCCGACATCTCTCGGGTGTTGTAATTCAGGCCCAGGCGCAGATCGCCGGTTGCACTGTCGGCGAGCATCACCGGTGTGCTCAGGTAGCGGTTGATCAGCGGCAGTGCCAGGCGCAGCGGCAGGTCATTGAACACCAGCTTGCCGTAACGCCAGGCTAGGCTGGTGTCGGCCGTGCGGGAGTGGCTGATGGTCGGTTGCGTATCACCGGCCTGGTAACCCGCCTGCATACCGGGCCTGAGCTGCACGCTGTGCTCGGGGTGGGCGCGGTCACTGACCACCTGGACCGAACCCTCGACCAGCATGACCTGCACCTGCTGCTGGTACAGCCATACGTTGAAGCGCGTGCCGGTGGCCTCGATGCTGCCCTGGCCGGCCTGCACGATGAAGGGATGCAGGGCATCGCGCGCCACTTCAAAGAACGCTTCGCCTTTATCCAGGCTGATGATGCGTCGGTCCCGGTAGCCGGTATAGGTCAGACGGGTATTGATATTGAGTTCCACCCGGCTGCCGTCGGGCAGTGTGACAATGCGCGTGTTTTTGTCGGCTTGCTGACTCTCGTACTGGCTTGGTATCCAGCCTTGGTGCCAGCCGACCAGTAACGCCATGGCACTGGCAGCGGCAAACAAAAAGACCTGCCGGTGACGTCTTGGTCGGCTGCCGGGGGGCGCGGCGTTGTCGGCTACAGGCGAGGCTGGCGCTGTGATTGCGGGCTTGAGTCCTTCGCAGGCGGCCCAGGTGCCGCCCATGGCCTGGTACTCGCGGGCATGGCGTGGATCAGCGGCCAGCCACTGGGTGAACTGATGGCGCTCGACGTCCGTGCAATCGTCTTCCTGCAGGCGCATGAACCACTGCGCAGCGGTCTCGATGATCGCGTCGTCGCTGACTTGACTGGACGTTGTCTGGTGCATGGGTTCTCCGCTGTCGCCAGAAAGGATTCTACCTCTGGCTATTGACGAGTGAGAACCATGGATAACCAGTCAGGCTCATATCTGGTTGCATTTTTCTGTAAATGTCACACACTCTCATTCATTTAGTCGAAAACGTGGTTTTTCTGGCGTCAGAAACGCTCTGGAGCGGCTTCTTCAGCTGTCACCTGCACCAATGTGGATGAATCTGCTGCCTGCGGTTCAGGCGGGGCGAAGATGATTCGCCGGTCGGCATCATGGGGGCACACGCTACCGTTCGTCGTGGTCAGGCTTGCGGGGTTGTCATTATCCTAATACTGTACGCCCATACAGTATTTCGAGGTTGACGATCATGTTGATGGAGTCTGTGCAGAACAGCGTAGCGAATGTAGTGCGTCCTGGCGCCATGTTCGAAGAAATGCAGCGTGAGGATTTCCTGGCTCTGGCAGCTGCCTTGCGCCAGTTCAATCTCTACCAGCCGTTGGCGGCCGAGCGGGAGGTAACCTCCTGTTTCGATCGAGAGCCACGCCTGGCCTTGGTCATGGAATCCTGAGCGCGGGACATCCGTCACACTGGCAAAATAGGGTTTATGGTATGAGTGTCGACCTGGTTTGGGGGCACTCACATGGATACGTTTGCAACCCGTTTGAAACAAGAGCGCAAGACTCTAGGGCTGACCCAGCAGCAGTTTGCGAGCCTGGGCGGTGTGGAGGTTAATGCACAGGCGATGTATGAAAGCGGCGTGCGGGTTCCGCGATCTGCGTACCTGGTTGAACTATGGCAAAACGGCGTTGATGTTCTTTACCTGATTTCAGGCAGGCGCACGGCGCTTGACCTCGACAGGTTGTCTGCAACCGAGCGCGAGGTGATCACCAGTTTTCGTGCCATGGCGCCGGAAGACCGAGAGTCGATCAGTGCGCTGACGGCCTCTCTGTCTGAGCGCATGCGCAAACAGTAAATCAGGGCATGGCTTGTTTGTGAGTATATGAAACATATATGATTCGTATATTCGACGCAGAGGGGCAAGCATGGGCCTGGTAAAAATTTCTGAACACATGCACGCCAATGTGCGTGCTGCCAGTGCGGCGCTAAGCCGCTCGATCAACGCGCAAGCCGAACACTGGATGCGGGTTGGGATGTTGGCTGAACTCAATCCGGCACTGACCTACAGCGAAATCTGCCAGTTGCTGCTCAAGGCTGAAAGTAATGGCGGCGCAGCGCTGGGTGTGCAGGTTCTGGACCTGCCAGCGGTCGAGAAGGTGGCTTCATGAGCCGTGGCATTACCATTAAAACTGCGCAGGATATCGAAGCGCTGCGCGTTTCCGGTCGGCTTGCGGCTGACGTGCTGGCGATGATCGCACCTTATGTCAAAGCGGGCGTCAGTACCGAGGCGCTGGATGACATCTGTAATCAGTACATCGTCAATGAGCTTAAGGTGATTCCTGCCAACGTCGGTTATCACGGCTTCACCAAGACCACCTGCATTTCTCCCAATGCCGTGGTTTGCCATGGTATTCCTTCGGCATCGGACATCCTCAAGGACGGTGATATCGTCAATATCGATGTGGCGGTGATCAAGGATGGCTGGTTTGGCGATACCAGCCGCATGTATCTGGTGGGTGAAGTCAGCCCGCTGGCCAGGAAACTGGTCGAGACCACCTATGAAGCGACCTGCGCCGGCATTCGTGCGGTTCGCCCCGGCGCGACACTGGGTGACATCGGCCACGCCATCCAGACCGTCGCCCATCGTGATGGCTTCAGTGTTGTGCGTGAGTACTGCGGTCATGGTATCGGCCGGGTGTATCACGAAGAGCCTCAGGTTCTGCATTACGGCACGCCGGGCAAGGGGCTGCGGCTCAAGCCTGGCATGGTGTTCACCATTGAGCCGATGATCAATGCCGGCAAACCGGGGACCAAGACCCTGGCTGATGGCTGGACGGTGTTGACCCGTGATCTATCGTTGTCGGCGCAATGGGAGCACATGGTGGCGGTCACGGATGACGGCTTTGAGGTATTGACGCCCTGGCCTGATGGTCCGGGTGACTATCCAGCCATTTGAACCCGGCGGCCCGGTCTTTGACCGGGCTATTTGCGTGCCCGGCAGGCGTTCAGATTGACCGGCCCGACGAACTCGTTGCCACGGCCTGTTACACAGGCAATAAGCT comes from the Pseudomonas sp. StFLB209 genome and includes:
- the map gene encoding type I methionyl aminopeptidase, with protein sequence MSRGITIKTAQDIEALRVSGRLAADVLAMIAPYVKAGVSTEALDDICNQYIVNELKVIPANVGYHGFTKTTCISPNAVVCHGIPSASDILKDGDIVNIDVAVIKDGWFGDTSRMYLVGEVSPLARKLVETTYEATCAGIRAVRPGATLGDIGHAIQTVAHRDGFSVVREYCGHGIGRVYHEEPQVLHYGTPGKGLRLKPGMVFTIEPMINAGKPGTKTLADGWTVLTRDLSLSAQWEHMVAVTDDGFEVLTPWPDGPGDYPAI